Proteins encoded together in one Triticum dicoccoides isolate Atlit2015 ecotype Zavitan chromosome 7B, WEW_v2.0, whole genome shotgun sequence window:
- the LOC119335686 gene encoding uncharacterized protein LOC119335686 produces MEEGAHHGGLPDLGPTGGGADVISALPEDLLLQVLSRLRCARAAARTSLLSRRWSRLWTRLTGFTFRDLALHSLQSALDSLVHAPGVFLLDIHSEVPPPVPRRELLYYLQYAAGVSSLLRAAAGLSPVELRFIVSLGPLARVTPDLLLCYPPKVDLPCFHRATSIDLSGLELELDLSLLADPPASRYMFPALEVLSLSRCCVDIADLLLHCPRLRVLRATDCSLGDTIRSASLQELVLEIKTRSVDIEVPTLKQLTLSLDTRHELRLSVLAPMMEKVLWLCHYSRVAAGIGLWGLAMVRFETESNALCLWMDCLHSFSFPRTELSLAQEIEQHLVVCNFSVLDLHFNSFKTSGHAFGAFVFRLLAIHRIRTATKILKIGLGEKAIACPVYCPCDEPKNWRSETITLINLEEVEINVFKGQEHDFDFLRQIFKCTPMLKKIAVKLSDDVTTSNGSCTKIYDIFKEYPYVECSVVPSSGPEHSTQSGAST; encoded by the exons ATGGAGGAAGGAGCACACCACGGCGGCCTTCCCGACCTAGGTCCAACCGGAGGAGGAGCCGATGTCATCAGCGCCCTCCCGGAGGATCTGCTTCTCCAGGTCCTCTCCCGCCTCCGCTGCGCCCGCGCCGCCGCGCGCACCAGCCTCCTCTCCCGCCGGTGGAGCCGCCTCTGGACCCGCCTCACCGGTTTCACCTTCCGCGACCTCGCGCTCCACTCGCTCCAATCGGCGCTCGACTCCCTCGTCCACGCCCCCGGCGTGTTCCTCCTCGACATCCACTCCGAGGTGCCCCCGCCTGTTCCTCGGCGTGAGCTGCTATACTACCTGCAGTACGCGGCCGGCGTCTCCTCACTGCTCCGCGCCGCCGCGGGGCTCTCGCCGGTGGAGCTCCGCTTCATCGTCTCTCTCGGCCCACTTGCCCGCGTGACACCTGACTTATTATTGTGCTATCCCCCAAAGGTGGACCTCCCCTGCTTCCACCGAGCCACCTCCATCGACCTATCtgggttggagttggagttggacctctctctcttggccgatcCACCGGCAAGCCGCTACATGTTCCCCGCTCTAGAGGTGCTGTCCCTCTCTCGCTGCTGCGTGGACATTGCCGACTTGCTCCTCCATTGTCCGCGCCTGCGCGTGCTAAGGGCGACCGACTGTTCGCTCGGCGACACCATCCGCTCGGCGTCCCTGCAGGAGCTAGTTCTAGAGATCAAGACAAGGAGTGTGGATATCGAGGTCCCCACGCTTAAGCAATTGACACTATCCTTAGACACTCGCCACGAGCTCAGGCTGTCCGTTTTGGCACCTATGATGGAGAAGGTTCTGTGGCTATGCCACTATTCCAGGGTAGCTGCTGGGATTGGCCTTTGGGGCCTTGCGATGGTGAGGTTTGAGACGGAGAGCAATGCCCTATGCCTGTGGATGGACTGTCTT CACTCATTTAGTTTCCCACGCACTGAACTCAGCCTTGCGCAAGAAATAGAGCAACATCTAGTGGTTTGTAACTTCTCTGTTTTGGATCTACATTTCAACTCTTTCAAAACAAGCGGGCACGCTTTTGGAGCATTTGTGTTTCGCCTCCTGGCGATTCATCGGATTCGTACTGCTACAAAAATTCTTAAGATAGGACTG GGGGAGAAAGCAATAGCATGCCCAGTATATTGTCCCTGTGATGAGCCTAAGAACTGGAGAAGCGAAACTATCACCTTGATCAATCTTGAAGAAGTGGAAATCAATGTCTTCAAAGGACAGGAGCATGATTTTGATTTCTTGAGACAAATATTCAAATGCACACCAATGCTGAAAAAAATAGCTGTGAAGCTTTCGGATGATGTCACAACAAGTAACGGTTCGTGCACGAAAATATATGACATCTTCAAGGAGTACCCTTATGTGGAATGCAGTGTTGTTCCTAGTTCTG GGCCAGAGCACAGCACCCAAAGTGGTGCGTCGACATGA